Within the Barnesiella intestinihominis YIT 11860 genome, the region GCGATTTTGAGCCTATCGACTTTACGAGCATCGACGATATTCCCGGTATCAATGCAAAAGCCTTGTTCTCTTCGGAACTGAGCAAAACAGAGTTTCGTGAAACAGGCGATATTTCGCCCGTTCCCATAGGAGATAAGCATCGATATATGCCCTGGGGAGCCGACGACCAGCTTCCGTATGATATTCTCGAGCTGATCGAGCGCGACGAAACCTTGTCGACCTGCCAGATGTTCAACGCCGAAATTTGCTATGGGTCGGGGCTTCTCTACAATACCGAGGCCTGTTCGGAAAAAGTCAAGGAAGAAATTGATTCCTTCTTCGTCGGGAATAATATACCGACAAACTATCTGGGTGTATGTCAGGACTTCAAATACTTTGCCTTTTGCGTGAATGTCATTATTTTGAACGGAGACGGTTCGAAAATAATTCGGTTAATAAGAAAAGAAGCCTGTTACTGTCGCCTGGGGGTTGCCGATTCAAATGGCCGCATCGATAAACTGTACTATGCAAATTGGCGGAAAGCTAAGCCGATGGAAGACCAGGTCGAAATCATCGACCTGCTCGACTTGAATGCTCCGCTCTGCGACCTTATGGTACGCATGGGGCGCATGCCCGGCGACGACGGGGAAACACGCATGAGAACGGACACAAGGAAATTTGCCGTTCTGACAAAGGTTCCTACTCCCGATAATACCTATTATCCGATACCCTATTATGCTTCGCTATTCCGGGGACGGTGGTACAACATCAAGCGACTTATTGGCCTGGCCAAGGAGGCCAAACTCAAGAACTCGGCGCCCATCAAATACCACATTGAAATTTCCGACAAATACTGGACCGGTATCTTCCGGGCCGAAGGAATCACGGATAGAGCCAAACAACAGGCGAGGGTTGTCGAAGAGAAGAAGAAAATACTCGAATTTCTTACCGGTGTCGAAAATAGCGGGAAGGCTTGGTTCTCCCAGGTTTACACCAATCCGAACGGCGATGTCGTACATGATGTCGTCATCAACAAGATAGAGACCGACAAGGAGGGCGGCGACTGGGCTTCTGATATCATCGAGGCCGTGAACATGATATGCTTCACCATGCGGGTTCATTCCAACCTGGTCGGCTCCGTGCCGGGGAAGGCGCAGACCAACAACAGCGGGAGCGACAAGCGCGAACTCTACACTATCGCCCAGGCCTTGCAGAAGCCCTATCACGATTTGCTCTTCACCGTTCACAACCTTGTTATCCGATTCAACGAATGGAAAGGCGCATATCCCGACTGCCCCTTCATTATGCTCACGACACTCGACGAAAAAAACGACGCGAAAACAGTTACCGTTAATACTTCCGAAATATGATCATCTCGAACGATTTCGAATTAAGGCGTTTTATCCCCAACGTTATGTCCACCGTAGAAGGGGAGGGTTCTCTCTATGAGAAGATAGAGCCCTATATGGGGCTCGTCGAAGCCTCGCTGTCCGATATTTTCATCGGTCCCGAGATGCTGGCAAATCCCCGGTCGATGCCCGAGGCGCTGCGAAATGCCGCATCGGTCTATGTCGCCAACGAGGCATTCCGTATGGCTGTCCCTTCGCTCGACCTGGTACTCACTCCTAACGGCTTCGGTATCGTCAATAACCAGAATGTCGTACCGGCATCGAAAGAGCGAATCGAGCGCCTGATGTTCTCTTTGGCTCAGATGCGAGATAAAGCTGTTTCTACTATGGTGATAGCCCTGGCGGATATAGATGGCTATGCCGAGACCCCTCAGGGAGAGTGGTTCTCCTCTTCATTGTTCCTGCCTTTGGCCGGTCACCTTTCCGGACTGGTCGACCCCGAAAAACCCATGTGGGACGAGTACCTCAGGATTCGTAATATCGCTGAGCCTCTCGAAAACGAGGCGGCCGATGAATTTATTTCGCCCGAACTGATGACTCGTTTACGTGCGGCCCCCTTCGAGAAAGGTTCGGGTTATGCCCGGTTGGCCGGCCGTGTCCGCCGGGTTATCGCCAGGGCAATACCCGGAGCCCCTCTCGATAAAAGGGCGCTCACTGACCTCGTGAACTTTATTCGGGAGAATCCCGATAAATATCCCGAATGGCACGCCTCCCGAACGGCCGGGCTGTTCGACCCTCCCGTTTTCGGGAACGATAAAAAGAGTTCGGGATATTGGTTTTGACTTTAATTTTTTTTGATATGAATAGGAAAATAGCGATTACATTGCCCGTATCGTGGCAGGAGTTGACCGATAGGCAGCTCTATTATCTTTACGATCTGTTTTTGGACAACCTTTCGGCCGACCAAATTAAAACCTATTGTTTCTTCTTGTGGGGAAAAATCAGGATAGAATGCCGGTACGACGAACATGATTACATCGTGCGGCACGATAAGGAAACATTCAAAGTCAGTCGGGAACTGATAGCTTCGGCTATCCACGAGCTCGATTGGATCGTCGAGATTCCCGAATATCCGGTGAGAATCTCCCGAATAAGGAAACATGCCGCTCTCCCCGCCGATTTTCAAGGAGTCGAATTCGAAAAATACATCTACTGCGACAACCTGTATCAGGGCTATCTTTCTACGCAGAAGCAAGAACTTCTCAACGAGATGGCCGGTATCTTGTACAATGCGCCGGGCATAAAGACGAACGCCGCCGAGAAACTTTCTACCTTCTATTGGTTCGCCTCGCTCAAAGAGCTGTTCTCGCGGACTTTCCCGAGCTTTCTCCGACCGGCGGGTTCGATGACGTCGGAGAACCTGCTTGAACAGGGAGCGCCTCTCGGCCGACGATTGCAAGAAGCGATGAACGCTCAGATACGAGCCCTTACCAAAGGAGATATCACCAAAGAGCGTGAAGTATTGTCTATGGACACCTGGCGAGCTTTGGCCGAGCTCGATGCCCAGGCGAAAGAGTACGAAGAATTAAAGAAACAGTATGGAAAGTAAATCGTTCAACTGGGACGCCGCCGATTTCTTTCGGCGGCTGACCGAGAGCAACAAACTCGCCCGGTCGAAGAATTTCAAATTCTGTCTCGTGAGCAGTTTGGAAGGCTTCGAGGAAGCTCTCGCCCGCATGCAGAGCTCTACGGCGTTCGTATGCGTGAGCGACGTGTCCTCCGGCTCCACCGATTTGACCAACAGCCCGCATACCGTTCGGACAAAAACAGTGTTTTTCGCTGTGCGGCATAAAATCGACGATATGAAGGCCCGCATGGAAGCCTTCGACTTGCAACGGGAAATTTTTCGCCAGTTCATGTCGAAACTGATTCTCGAGAGCACGCGCCTCGCCGAGGACCGAATCTTCATCGACCAGAAAATCCGATTCAGCGAGATAGACAAATATTTCTTTTCCGGCTGCGCCTGCTCCTTTTTCAACATATCCGTAAGTACATACACCGATTTAAGACTTAACGCCGATGAATGGGAATAACATAACCGAAGAGAAGGCGCTCGAAGAACGGGCCAAATTTATAGGGGCGTTTAACGGGACGATGATCGACATCTGGAAAGAGAAGATCGTCGATATGGACATCATAGACACCGGGAGTTTGCTCGATTCGGTGGCCGCTCTCCCGGTGCGTGCCGACGGCCGGTTCTCCGAGGTCGTCCTCGTACAGTGTTTTCTCGAATATGGCCTTTGGCAGGATTACGGGACAGGCCGGGAGGTATGGCGGGGAAATCCCGGCGACATCGGCCGCGACAAGGTGAGAGAACGTCGCCGGTGGTTCTCGACCAAATACTACTCGTCGGTGATGAACTTGCGAGATTTTATGGCTGACAGCATGGGTAGGGAGTTTGTCGGCATAGTAGCCGATGCATTCAACGACCAGCGGCTGAAGAAGTCGACCGAATTTTATAAGAATCACTCGTTGTAAGGAGGTTTGAAAATCCGCCTGTAAAGTCATATAGGTTGCCCCGTGTGCCGAATATGTGATAAAATCTGAAAAATTCACTTTTTTGTTAAGTTTGCTTGGAAAACACGATAACTTGCTATATCTTTGCAATCCCCAATCGTTGTATAGTTTTATATGGGAAAACTTGAACTGGTAATAGAGTCTGAGAATATCAGCATTTATTCTCCAAAATTTGATGGGGAGACTGCGACCGAGTTCGAGAAATTCATGTTTATCAATAGAGATTTGTCTTATCCCCAGTTGAAGAGAGATTTCGATGCTATTATTAGCGTCATTAAGAAAATGACTGATGATTGTGGTGCGAGAGAAAACCTTTTTAGATTGGAAGGAGGAAATATTAAAGCCATACCGCTCTGTGTCTCCCTTCGCCGCAAAGATCGGTCTGTTGGAACGTTGCGATTATATTGTATCCGGATA harbors:
- a CDS encoding DUF6712 family protein, which translates into the protein MIISNDFELRRFIPNVMSTVEGEGSLYEKIEPYMGLVEASLSDIFIGPEMLANPRSMPEALRNAASVYVANEAFRMAVPSLDLVLTPNGFGIVNNQNVVPASKERIERLMFSLAQMRDKAVSTMVIALADIDGYAETPQGEWFSSSLFLPLAGHLSGLVDPEKPMWDEYLRIRNIAEPLENEAADEFISPELMTRLRAAPFEKGSGYARLAGRVRRVIARAIPGAPLDKRALTDLVNFIRENPDKYPEWHASRTAGLFDPPVFGNDKKSSGYWF